The sequence GGATAGTTTTCATGAGAATTGATTTTCTCAATGAGTTTTTTATCAGTGATTCTGTCTAAGGTAATTACATAGTGTGAATTTTTCACAAATTTTGGTTTATTCCAGATTTTTACCAGCTCATCTTCAAACGGTGAGATAAAGTCAATAATTTTAAAGGCAATGTCTTTAAGAATTTGCAGTTGATTAACCCTATCCGCGCCCCATTCCTTTGCTCCTTCCCAAAAATA is a genomic window of Patescibacteria group bacterium containing:
- a CDS encoding site-specific DNA-methyltransferase, with the translated sequence KAFLQEQFKLWSYQYFWEGAKEWGADRVNQLQILKDIAFKIIDFISPFEDELVKIWNKPKFVKNSHYVITLDRITDKKLIEKINSHENYP